The following are from one region of the Neurospora crassa OR74A linkage group III, whole genome shotgun sequence genome:
- a CDS encoding alpha-1,2-mannosyltransferase Kre5, giving the protein MDLLRQLGGLLPGGRPPQLPLGQGEKDKPRRTLAQRLQYLRRPLRLRGNSSISVPLGVVILFPCIVVILILVLFVRHPSSPGRILMPAGAPPGIRKISEKYDKVFVTGCLEPDTSKPRANGAFVVLARNKELDGVIQSIKSIERHFNRWYHYPYVFLNDGDFDDTFKDTVKNYTSAPVEFGKVGPDMWGFPDWVDPKVAKEGIAKQGDAAVMYGGMESYHSMCRFYSGFFYKHELLQKYEWYWRLEPEIKYFCDITYDPFLKMIENNKTYGFTIAVKELRETVPNIFRYASAYKRLNNITSQGLWEMFVEPQPEKKPEAPEPGLPEEILRSDPGANKLPDIDPEAMEGEKYNMCHFWSNFEIARLDFFRSKAYEDFFQMMDHSGGFWMERWGDAPIHSLAAGALLGPRDIHYFRDFGYRHTTIQHCPANAPARQLPREPYLEKTTLDEKKRIEEDKYWDEYDTPKENGVGCRCRCDTDIVDVEGKEGSCLAEWVDVAGGWASP; this is encoded by the exons ATGGACCTCCTCCGTCAGCTCGGGGGGCTCCTCCCCGGCGGCAGACCGCCCCAGCTTCCCCTCGGCCAGGGCGAAAAGGACAAGCCACGGAGGACACTGGCACAGCGCCTTCAGTATCTTAGGAGACCCCTCAGGTTACGAGGCAACTCGAGCATATCCGTGCCTCTGGGCGTGGTCATTCTCTTCCCCTGCATagtcgtcatcctcatcctcgtcctcttcgtcagGCACCCAAGCTCCCCCGGCCGCATCTTGATGCCCGCCGGTGCCCCGCCCGGCATCAG GAAAATCAGCGAAAAGTACGACAAGGTCTTCGTCACCGGCTGCCTTGAGCCCGACACCAGCAAGCCCCGCGCCAATGGCgccttcgtcgtcctcgCGAGAAACAAGGAGCTGGACGGTGTCATCCAGTCCATCAAGTCCATCGAGCGCCACTTCAACCGCTGGTACCACTACCCCTACGTCTTCCTGAACGATGGCGACTTTGACGACACCTTCAAGGACACCGTCAAGAACTACACCTCTGCTCCCGTCGAGTTCGGCAAGGTTGGCCCGGACATGTGGGGATTCCCCGACTGGGTCGACCCCAAGGTCGCCAAGGAGGGTATCGCCAAGCAGGGTGATGCCGCTGTCATGTACGGTGGCATGGAAAGTTACCACTCCATGTGCAGATTCTACTCTGG CTTCTTCTACAAGCACGAGCTCCTCCAGAAGTACGAGTGGTACTGGCGCTTGGAGCCCGAGATCAAGTACTTCTGCGACATCACCTA TGACCCCTTCCTCAAGATGATCGAGAACAACAAGACCTACGGCTTCACCATTGCGGTCAAGGAACTCCGCGAGACCGTCCCCAACATTTTCCGCTATGCCTCCGCCTACAAGCGTCTCAACAACATTACCTCGCAGGGTCTGTGGGAAATGTTTGTCGAGCCCCAGCCCGAGAAGAAGCCCGAAGCCCCCGAGCCCGGCCTTCCTGAGGAGATCCTGCGCTCCGACCCCGGCGCTAACAAGCTCCCCGATATCGACCCCGAGGCGATGGAGGGCGAGAAGTACAACATGTGCCATTTCTGGTCCAACTTTGAGATTGCCCGCTTGGATTTCTTCCGGTCCAAGGCGTACGAGGATTTCTTCCAGATGATGGATCACAGCGGTGGCTTTTGGATGGAGCGT TGGGGTGATGCCCCGATTCACTCCCTCGCTGCCGGTGCCCTCTTGGGCCCCCGCGACATCCATTACTTCCGCGACTTCGGTTACCGCCACACCACCATTCAGCACTGCCCCGCCAACGCGCCCGCCCGCCAGCTGCCCCGCGAGCCCTACCTCGAGAAGACCACGCTGGACGAAAAGAAGCGCATCGAGGAGGACAAGTACTGGGATGAATACGACACCCCCAAGGAGAACGGCGTTGGATGCCGCTGCAGGTGCGACACGGACATTGTCGACGTCGAGGGCAAGGAAGGTTCTTGCTTGGCCGAGTGGGTGGATGTTGCGGGTGGCTGGGCCAGTCCTTAG